The segment aaaaaatggattgatTTTGTTCAAATGTCCACAATTTTTTAAGGactgattgaaaaataataaatgtttaaaccaaaaattaattgaaataatttgctttatatttgtaCTTCATATCATATTTatgttttcactaaaattttatattaaattttaatttctttatttaatagatCAAACAGAAGATATTGATGATGAATATCGCTATGCCCTTGTAGAAGATCCTAAGATTGTCATTACTACAAGTCGTGATCCAAGTGTCAAATTAAAACAGTTTGCAAAGGTAATGTTTCTCTTATTAATTAATGCTATTGAATTTCGaattgataatttcatatatgaaatagaTTGTTGCATAGGAGTTATTGTATTCTAGATAAAAATTTGTCTGTCTAGACAGAAGATTCTGTTATAATcactaaattagaatttttttccaaacaatgACTCATTAATACCAATTCAGATtgttttaattgcttgtgactctAGAAAGCAGAAAGGAATGTTTCTTTagtaatccccccccccccatcttgtTCCTGTCAAGAAGGCAGCTGTTTTGCTAGCTTGTCAACAAGGATTTAAGCATAATTCTCTCTGgaacaaatatttcattgtaactttaaacttaattttgaacatttatgtTTAGGATTTCAAGAATTGTCTTCCtgataatttaagttttattgaagttattaagataaatgttttttaatgaatacatttattaaaaatttcagtgaagtcaattaaaaaaaaagtgcattctCAAAGAGACTTGCATTAAATACTGATTAGATGTTGAAAAAAGTTGCTTATAAAGAAATATCTTCATCAAGTGTAATAATTTGAATCTTATTCTACATGATGAAGCAACAACTTTCATTGCTTTTgtgaaattgataaataattttctaactttaatctcagttcataaaaaattattagaccaagaaatttaaactaataaatactaATACAGTTGTCTTAATCAGGAACTGAAAATTCTGATATTATTCACTTTTCTGTTGAAGTGTTCAAACTAAAGGATGAATTATTTAGTCTGAACAAAAAcagttaaattagttttttttttttttttcttcttccatgAATTATTTTGGAAggccattttaattatttaggtgATACTATGATCAATACCTTTGAAAACGGACAGTCTTTACACGAGCAGAcctgaaatattatttgttgtctGTAAACAAAAAGGCACATGTAATTTGGGTGGTCCGaagattttatggaaaatttattaaatcttccaTTTATGATATCTTACTAAGGTTCTTTAGTTACAGGAAGCTTCTCTCTCCCCCCTCCCATTTCAATTTTTCTCCAGTAATTGTTATTATGGGTACTTTAActggcattttaaatttttctggagATGTTAAGTCAAAAACTGTTGCCTTAACCAAACtgtgttttcatgaaataattttaaaaaatgtaaacttcGCAATTCCCAAAACTGTTTGCTTTGTTAACGAGTAACGTAAATTTaccaattatttaaagaaactttagaaAACTAAGTGTTGACTAATATTTGCTTGTAATATcatacaattaattttcaaaattgcattttttttctttgctgaatGCATGgttttagaaatatgaatattataaatttgtttaaaaattttactcattAGTGAAATGTTAGTTGTTTTAATGTCACGTAGATACTATgatatagaactcaatgacacacgcAAGGGCTAAACcgatttattaactcaactcagaactgaTAATACAGTGGCTGAcaaaagttccagaatacttttctggagacagtaagaaaagtccagaacacttgtctggtaaactaaagaaatgtccagtatcttctggaacatgaaataaaggaacaTGCTTTGAAATATGCATGTAGGTATAGCACCACCttaatattctgaattattcaaaaggttatatatttttttcactcttgttttccaaatttttaatatggaGTTGCAATTACTCCTGGTTATAATAGGGAACATATATCATAATATTaagttcataaatttttgaatacaaatcCTTCTGATCCTATTTACTATGTTATGCTAATTAAGTTGATTTGATAATCTTCCATAACTAAATTTATCTGTGGGGGAAAAAATTCCTCTCGATTGTGGTGTAACCTTAGAgcattcttatttatttggaTAATTCAACACCATAATTATATGTTTAGTTCTTAAAATTGTAATCATTATAAAGTTGATAGCAATCATATTAGGGAGAGAAAAATGatctttaaatttacatttattgcaaAGAATCTGAATGaaaactaagcaattttatatatttccatttatatttggttatataatttaaaattatttttcaataatttattcactttttctgtgtgtaatttttttataggaGCTTCGACTTGTCTTCCCTAATTCACAAAGAATAAATAGAggaaattatagttttaaagcACTTATAGAATCTTGTAAGAAAAATGGAATAACAGATTTCATCATGATAGAAGAGACCAGAGGAGAACCTGGTATGCCAgtgcagttaaaatatttttatttatggaagttgaatatcatgaaaattttcctttcagatGTCAGATGTAAATTTTTCTCAGTgtagttaattaatataatttcttaattatttgcaTGCTTTCTAACACAAATTCcacttttcatataatatttctaatgttttaatttttgtgaagCTTTCTCATAGAGGGTAAAAAACAGTTACTCGTCTTTTAGCTGTGGTCATGTAAGCAGTCACTGATAAGCAGCTATATAATGTTtgctaatttttgttaataatccATTGCTTTTAAAAGTGTGGGTttgatttgaagtaaattatttaaacctGTATGATAATTGTAGAATGATCTTTCaggcattaataatttttcaatgcacTTGTGCATACttgttaatgtattaaaaaaagctacctaagaaataatttaattaaaaagcattaaatatatttatataaataccagTGCAATCTTGATTAGATGAACTAAAACAATGCTAACAAATCTGAATATTGGTAATGTTAGAAAATGATTGATTATTAAAGCAATATCTAgacttttattatcaaataaaatattataaagaaaagggacaatctacaaaaaattaaagactctatgatttttaaacatttgattgtattttaaatttttattacagcatGAAAAGTTTATTCAAAGTATTCCTTTCATAaaggaaagaatatttaataaaaatatactttatttgtgTGTATTGATCAATTTTATTGACTGATTAAAAATATGGTATTTTGCAGATGGTTTGATTATCAGTCATTTGCCTTATGGGCCGACAGCCCGTTTTGCTATCTATGATACTGTCATGAGGCATGATATTCCGGATATTGGTACAATGCCACAAGAATATCCACACCTTGCCTTTCATAACTTTAAAAGTAAACTGGGAAGTAGAGTAAgtaattttatactattataaCTTGATTTGTGTATAAATGGTATATAATGCAATATATACaagtaaatacattaaaaatattgtacttcCTTCACTTCTGgaagttttaataaaacatttctatttgaaataataaaattaaaggacTGTTTaccaagataatatttttaataggctTCCTTCAgttatacttattttactttgtagtatttttattttaaaggaaacattgcgattatttcatttttcaatgattaACCTTTTCTTGCATTTGTCTTTCTAGGTAACtagcattttgaaacatttattccCTGTTCCAAAAGAAGAGAGCAAACgtttaatttcctttttgaattgtGATGATTGGATTTTGTTTAGgtaattgagaaattattttatatagttacagaaatatttaaaataaattacttttttttagttgttttgaaAAACAGAAGTGTAGAACTATGTCATGTATATTTTTGATTGGTATTAAATTGGTACTGATTTTTTTAGTTGGaagttttaataatacatttttaataagaacaaattgttatttgaaataataaaattttctctgtCTTGAATAGCAACAGTGTTTAATAAAAAGTTagtatgcaattttaatattaagtacatgaaaatttttttaaattttatagaattcttgAATTTAGTATTGAGGCATATAGATATTTCTCAGAAAATGTAGCAATTAAAAAGTATCATTAacaaagaacattaaaaaaagtttttggtaGATTTCCTCTATTTTATGCTTTGAAAAGATTCGAATTTGCAGATGGTGTCCGAATTTGAATTGATACTTTCAACTGCATATTTAGAGTAATTATGTACAAGTTAGTTAATTGAATTCTATTGgtaaaatttttcatctataaTATGTTTATAAGTATTACTGactttaaagttataatatcTGCTTACGTaaattatcccttttttttatgaataggcACCACACTCACATGGTTGATGAGAAAGGAGAAATACAACTTGTTGAATTAGGTCCccgatttgttttaaaatgtaagttgCTTTTGCATAATATCTTATGTATAGAGACATTCTGTTGCCTCTGAATGCTAGTCTATATAATATTGTCAAGATGAATTGTAACTTTCTTTAGTATAAGACCAAAATTATCATCATTGCTAAGTATATGACTTGATACAAAGCTTCGCAACTAAAGAGTGTAGTTAGTTCTTCAAAAGctgaaaattgttttctattataTACGTAATCTGGTCTttcatctgaaatattaaaacttcagaaaattgtttaattattcaatcatagaaaaaaaaatgtatcaatttttgtCTTGCatgtgcattaaaaaattaactataaaaatgcaTCCTTTTAgaactgggggggggggatatgttttaaaaattcagtgtttttctctgtttaatttttttttttttttcagtgtttgtCATAAAACGTGGAACTATGGATGAATATAATACAGCTGATACTGAATGGGCTTTAAATCAGTATACAAATACTgctaagaaaaggaaatttttaagtgCTGATCCACTGTTTGAATAGTTTAGTGTAAtattttcagcttcaagctgaaGATTGTAtaatatggattttattttatttttgtacagaaaaatgtttgaataaatttttgtacataagattattttttattattacttcattGCTAAGATTTGTCATATCTGGAGGGCTTAAACTGATTGTGAAGTCAAAAATTATATCATGACACATGATATTTACATATACAAATAGagagataattatttgaaaagtacatTTCAGCTTTTCCAAAAGGAAATTTCATTCTTgtgatcaaataatttttctgttgttaatcattcttattttactccttgtgtttatatttagcacagttcattattttcatttatatatagtgagtataaattcttaaatatatccagctaatactaatttttaaaaatatttaaaacttgtatttataaatttctaatttaaatcttagtttTACTGATCCTAACAAAAAAAGTGGAAATctgctattaaaaattatgacaggtgatttttaaaattattctctttaacaaaataattatgcaccattaatttatttaataaagaaatttcaaatatattttattgtccaAAAATATTCACCTGGTGTTTTGCAATATCTAATATATTCTCATGTTGAGATTAAGGGGTGTGAATATAATGCAGATGTTGCTAATAGGATGAAATGAGTTTGTTAGTgtctacaaaaattatatatactgttCGTCAACACATTCTGAGACAGCCACATTTCGatgactccatctcattaaggggcgAGACGTAGAACAACGAGTGTATTTCCggtattagatactagtaaatgtaaacatcctttcatctttcctttcacccctattttggcaaattaaatccatcctaacgcatgtTCTAAAGCGTGgggggttttacaatccgttgctgaacagtaTTAGTATTTAACagctgataaatttaattattattttggcatTTGTACATCTGATATAAGTAAACTCATGTCAacttatttatcagttttaaaatatcttcacaaCTTGACTGTTTCAAGAGTCTTCAACATCCTATTTCTACTGAGTGGCAAAAATTAATGAAGCATGGAGAAAAAGAGCAAgacaaaatggaaaaagaatttattggaaaaaaaaatactgaaataataataaaggtttcAGGatcataaaatcattattttttttaatgtataacaaTGATTTGAGATAGTCATGCCAGCATGACAAAAATAAGTTAAAGTATATCAAAGTTAACAAAAAAGCAGTAAAACTTAAATGCAAATCCatataattcatacaaaaaaatcactaaattatAATGAACGAAGAAGATAGAAATTATACAAGTAGTATAGTGAAGTCAAATCCAGTTACATTAGTTtccattattgaaataataaacattttcattattatttcatcttaaataaattatgacactgatttttaaaaaatgagtattcttaagaaataaaaagaattttgagttattcaaaaaataaatacacattgtAGCAGAATAAATTTCTAAACCATAAATTGTCCAGTGATCTagagaatttttgaaagattactGATTACAATTCTTCAAATCATtgataatactattaaaaaaaaaaaaagagtaacagACATTACTTTGAAAGTAAccattcaaattttaacaatacaCAAGAATACTTATGTACaacaaagatattaaaatacatattttaagataGAATTTGAGTATTCATCATTAATAACTATTTTCTGAGATTATGGtagtaaactataaaataaattcatcattaaaaagatcattaataatttttaaatcttacaaaGACTCAGTAAATCTTGGCACTAATGTACAATAAGagtaataaaaggaataaatgcagaaatttgattttgtcgagtattttcatgtatatatacaaaaaatttaccacataatgaaaataaaatagttacaatgcaatataaaaattattacacataCACAAACACCAAGTAATTTTAATTAGGTAATAAGATAAACTTTTATAGTgatcaaagcatttttcttaattaaaaaatttccaaagggTAACCTTATGTTTTTACAACAAatcaaacttataaaaataaatgtataagaatttttttttctttctataatttcagCACATATAGGTTAATgaatagtattcaaaattatataaaaaaaaaaaaggttctataagtattaaaatgataaaaatagccGAGACCCAATTTATAACTCAAATTTCTGAATTAACTCGATTTTCTTTCATGTCAGCAAATTAAGTAGAACAAAACTGTGCTATAAAGTACAAAAGATAAGTATACATAAAAGAGGTTCAAGTGCTAGTGtaagaaaagttataaaagaaatgttctacaaatcataataaaaaaggaataagtataccatctaaaaattttaagcacCAAAGATTATACCCTATTCTTGTATGATAACAATAACCCTGAATAATCTGAAAGTGGGGAAGTTCAAATATACTGGCCGAAGTCAATATTTCAAAAGGCACTGtgggaataattttaaatcctgGAAAAGAGAAATgacatgtataaatatatattatagattcaaatgataaaatttactCAAACAAAAGAGATAAAAgttctaatttaaattacttccaaaatGCTGTCTGGAAGAAAGTTTgcgatttaaaattatacaatatttaatattaataaaaacagtttttgttaGTTACAGAAGAGCACCAATtacaagaaatacattttttaaaatttcaaaccaacctaaaaaagggaatattaataataaattaagctttattcatgtatttaaatgTGAGTTGatatcttttagaaatatatattatattttataaattatctagtATAGGTGGTCACACGAGATGTGTGACAATATACTCAAGTGGGTACATCCGGAgctaaaaaatagcaataatataGTCATAATGAttgtttatacaaaatatatattttggagactttaaaattcaacatcatagaaattttaattagataaaattagaataagatctttactttttaaaatttgctatgcTAATtccaaaagttaaataaatcagtagaattaaattgttatattagcACAAAATGAATACACAcctctttcaaatttattactgCAAGTTTTtggaaacattaattaataaatttttttataaagaaaattatgtgaaaatgtCTGTAATAgcttatattatttctataattctaaatcttttcatttataaaaataatttaatctaagaaTTCTTGTTATTACATGATTCATAATAATTGCCatctaataagaatttaaaaataatacatcagAATTACAAgtcaaatttaacataaataaaaaagaagaatgcaTGTGGAGAAATGTtgcataccatttttttaaagttttatttttagctaacaagttcaaattttttaaagaatttcttactATTTATCATTTCAATCATCAAatcaagatcaaaattttaattataaatgtgagATGATGGGTTAATGAATTGTATTAGtactaaaaatataagaaaggtaccccctttttaatgaatgaagaatATTGTATACTAAACATTCAATACATACTTTCAATCATTGTCATCACATGATACAATCAGCCACATTTCTATTCTGTTTTCGACTCGTTTTCACACCAATTGTTTCTACATGGAAACCTATATTCTGGAGATTTTCAATAGGTAACATTTTACGGCCATCAAATACAAAAGCAGGTTTGTACATGCTATCATAAATCCTTTTATAATCTAATTcctataaacaaaagaaaataataaataatttaagaaatcattttaaatttataatatattagataAACAGGTTGATGCAACAGATTATTTAGTATTTGCAAACTGTTacagaatacaaaaattaattatggtaATTACTGTACTCATACATTCATATTtgcaattcataattaatttgatGTGCttgataaaagttattaattttaagaatcagaTGGCACATcacattttaactttttagaaatgcAATCCAACCAACTTTGAAGATATCTTTTGAAAGgagtttttttaaaccatttattgaaaatcaattaattaatatccatgatataataatgttttctcatatttagttctttttaaaattagaattctgacttaaaaaattagaattttatttctgatattaaattaagatattttgctAATGGCTaacaaggttttaaaaataaataattgaattaattataactaTACACTCCATTGCTTTATTCAAATTGAGacttatatcattatttttattgtgatttaaaagtttgttattttaattacataatgagTTTCTCAGGCATCATAAATCAAAGATGTAGAGATAGATATCAGCACAAACCTATcttaaatgtttcatattaaaaataaataaaaattataaaacagtaaaGCATAAgtaattattgttttgttttgctttaattatctctttttgcacctgctttttataaaattctcacttttattttataatttttaattataatatattaaatagaaatatggacatatctgaatatttaaaaaaagatataaatcttgaaaaatactaaattttatatatgtattcaaaattattaccaaaaattCATCCCATT is part of the Argiope bruennichi chromosome 10, qqArgBrue1.1, whole genome shotgun sequence genome and harbors:
- the LOC129988388 gene encoding U3 small nucleolar ribonucleoprotein protein IMP4-like codes for the protein MFARQAKMRREFIYGKMKERKEKSKLEKKMQVKKSLTENKVLPTTVQKEALKIQDSLEWDDVADNQTEDIDDEYRYALVEDPKIVITTSRDPSVKLKQFAKELRLVFPNSQRINRGNYSFKALIESCKKNGITDFIMIEETRGEPDGLIISHLPYGPTARFAIYDTVMRHDIPDIGTMPQEYPHLAFHNFKSKLGSRVTSILKHLFPVPKEESKRLISFLNCDDWILFRHHTHMVDEKGEIQLVELGPRFVLKLFVIKRGTMDEYNTADTEWALNQYTNTAKKRKFLSADPLFE